One Vicia villosa cultivar HV-30 ecotype Madison, WI linkage group LG5, Vvil1.0, whole genome shotgun sequence genomic window, ACCTATAATAGCTCCTgaaattttttttccattttttgatTCTTAATTATAGTAATCaaaacattcatcattaattaaTACGAAAGATTATATAAATATACATCCATTGTTTTCATGTGATCTAGAGTAGTAGTAGATCCTAGCTAAGAGTTGGTTGGTTAATTTGAACATGGTTTTCCATTTGACTTtcctttcattttcttttgtttttacaTGGAATAATTAATATAATGTCTCTCTTAGGAACATGATAGATTTgaatatttcaaaattaaaatgaaactataacatgttaatattattattaacatcTACATCAAGCAGATCTATAGGACTATAGTATATAGGTGATTGTTGATTTAGTTTTATGTGAAACTATTGATTGACTTTGTTAATAGTGTTTGGATTTGGAATCTTTGGATCTATCTTCTTCCATTGAATgtaaagaaagaaggaaaaaaaaagggTTTATAGTTTACCTAGGGTATGGACTATTCTTAACAGCTTTCTGTCCATATTTTCTCCATCTATATCCATCTTCTAGTTGATCAACTTCACTCTTTGTCATGAAAGCAAACCTTGGTTCCTTCTgtttcttctctcctttcttcttATCCATCTTGTTGTTCCTGTAAATTATTCCAAAAAAACAGATATAATTAGTAATGGTTGTTGCACCAGAAACTAAATTCAAGGGTTTCATGTTAAGGAgaggatgaaaaacaaaaactTACCCATTTTTAGTGGTTTCTTGTCCTTGTTCTTCTTTAACAACTTgtccatttttctttctttttgctgAATCTTCTTCTGCTACACCAGCTTCAGAAGATGAGGAGTTAGAGACAGAAGAGTTAGCAAGGGTTTGATCAGGACCTAGTTCTGGTTTTTGTTGATTTCCTTGATCAACAGATGAAAAAACCTCTGATGAAGAAGGAGACAGTACTCCAAAAGAGTTTGCAAGTGGTGAATTATAGTGATCCATGTTACCTCCTTGTAAACATTCTGTGAAACTCATGTTAAAAGATGATGGATCAAAGCAATTAGGTTGTGAAGATGAAGAGTCATATAAATTAGGAAAGGTAGATAACTGTTTTTCACAGTACATGTTGTTAGATCCTTGATCTTGATCTGTTGTCTGATGATCTAGCATGAAGTTTTGGAAGTAGGGTTGTCTAGGTTCATCagacatgaagaagaagaagaaggagaagaaagagaaaggagagaagaagaagaaaaaaagagagaatgaGTGTGTACTAGTGAGGTTTGGTTGAGACTTATCTCATCAAGTTATTGTTATatataagaataaaataaaaaagaaaaagaaaaaataagaaagTCTTTGGGTTTGAACAGAGAATTGCTATGGTCACTTTTAAAAAGTAGGTTGACAAAATAACCTCCAATCAAAAGAGTAGAAAGTGCATGCTTTCTCATTTGGAAACATTTTTGGACCATCTTACTTCCATTAAGGAGACTAATCAATATTAGTTAAGGAGATAGGGAGATTAATGTCACTTTGCCCTTCTAGCATGACCTATAAATACatccatttttatttatttattaggagTCATCTTAAATTTTTTcagattatatataaatttaaatgtatttaaataaatagaaattaTATATTTAGTCACAATTTTAAAACCCTAGTAAAGCCGTAGTAATATTTAATTACAGTTTAATCGcgacaaattttaaaatataaaatactaatattatataaGCTAATTATAACAAGAAAAAGATACTAGCTACTAATAGTATTTTTCATCACCAAATTTATATTAAATCATGAGCTACTTAAAATATGATATAAGAATTCTTTACAAGACAAAATATGGTGTTTTACTATATGTATTAGGTTTATATACAAGTACTATAGTTACtttttgatatattaattttttaaaatgtacTACTTTGGTGTAATCTTAATTAATATCTGGGAGAATCTTGATTTAACCTTTTGAAACACAAAAAGTTGACAAGAAATTAAATTGatcaaatttctttaaaaaaagttATTGGCGATTCAGTCCAAATTGGAGTCTTCTAAAAATTGATTCTTTCAAGAAAAaccaaaatagaaaaaaagaaaacGTTATTGTGTTCTCTTGGTTTGCCCA contains:
- the LOC131607704 gene encoding WRKY transcription factor 28-like: MSDEPRQPYFQNFMLDHQTTDQDQGSNNMYCEKQLSTFPNLYDSSSSQPNCFDPSSFNMSFTECLQGGNMDHYNSPLANSFGVLSPSSSEVFSSVDQGNQQKPELGPDQTLANSSVSNSSSSEAGVAEEDSAKRKKNGQVVKEEQGQETTKNGNNKMDKKKGEKKQKEPRFAFMTKSEVDQLEDGYRWRKYGQKAVKNSPYPRSYYRCTTQKCTVKKRVERSYEDPTTVITTYEGQHNHPVPTSLRGNAAAMFTPSLLSAPTPFSYGSNFPQDFLLHMHHHHNNTTFNISSQPSSTNSASVAGSIYSHNNNVSNSLLHQYQQQLVPDQYGLLQDIVPSMFLNTTNHN